The following nucleotide sequence is from Mytilus trossulus isolate FHL-02 chromosome 9, PNRI_Mtr1.1.1.hap1, whole genome shotgun sequence.
CAGTTTAGTTATTGAGCATGTCTATAACATGAACAATCATATACTAGTTTATTTCAATACTTCAAtttaagcaattaaaaaaagtaaactaaatGTTggcaaattaaagaatttattttaaaaaaaagtatatgtacatttttataataaatatatccattttgttataaaaaaaaatatgcatattttttttaatttgcggTTTTATATGGCTTTAATCAATCTAGGCAATTCAAATTATTATGCATGTTTTATGGTACAATATGTAATCAAAATACTAAAATCTGCAATTAAAGTATCAAAACACAGGaataaaaaaactgataaataaatcaaaatggtACTTCATTTCTTAGTCCCAACAATGATTTAAAGTTTGAAGTAAATACATTGAGTCTGTGCGGGATTTGTGAAAAATTGCATAAAATACTATAGTTAAAATCCGTAACTGACGAACAACAAactagaaaataaattaaaacaagaatgtgtccatagtaaaCGGATGCCTCATTCGCACAATTATTGTCTATGTTAAGTAGATCGTCAAATCGGGGTCAACAccctaatttggcattaaaactagaaagatcatatcataaggatcATGTGTACTACGAACATACGTTAATTGGACTTcaaattcattaaaaactaccttgaccaaaaacttcaacaTAAAGCGGGAAAGACGGACAAATGACCGGACGGGCGAACGAACacacagacaagaaaacataatagCCCTTTACtttcgtaggtggggcatacaaatgCAAAGTCAGCATCCGTTTTCAATAATTCCAACaataatgaaaacattgaaAGAAATAGGAGTACTGGAGTTAGTGCACGGTTTGTGAAATTTTACTTAAATCTTAGGGGTCAGGGGAACGaccaatcaaaaataaaacaaaaaaaaaggcagcTTTAATTTGGCAATTGCAAAAGTGGTATGCAAATTGGTTAAAACGCGCACGAGTTATCATAGGAAATATAGACGGACAACCAAATGGAGGGACGTACAAACGAACAAACGGTCAGACATCAGTATATCATAATTATCATATgtgtgtatgacccttggaaaAGAATATACCAAGAATTGACGGGATGTTACATTTGTAAAACAAGGTCCCTACCGGAAGTAATCAATATTTTGATGAGCTTCTACTGATAAGGGCAAACATTTAGTTGTTTCTTTTGTTGCTGTGAAAATCTACCACTAGTAACCAGAATTTAGATTGATCGGTCAAATAGGTATAAACCCTTTATATTTAACTTCAGATAAAAGAATgcaacatttaaatattatcaGTTCTTTAACGAATTACATAGAACAAAATCTGGAGATACTCTTTGAAGCAATTTTTCtttcataattttctattttgaagACAGAAACAAATCTAACtagattttaaactttttatgatacaaccaaatatataataaaaatattcctgtaGTGTTATAAGATTATTGCGTAAAAAGCACAGAATTTCAatcaattttctacataaatggCAACATGTTGTCACGGAAATCGCCCAATCAGAACGAAATGTTTACTGGATCCCTATTTACAATGACCGgacattataatatatatcgAATATCTATTCAACTGGTATTGAATATAGAGTATATCAGTAATATATCGAAAAAGGCAAAAGAGCATGAACGAAAGAACAAAATATATCCCCGTCTAAAATTCATTTCATGTTTTGTTACTCGTCATGTTCTTTACTTTAacataacatttgttttgtgacaTCTAATACAAAACTCGTTTAGATATAGATCTAAGGAGTTATGTTCTCAGTGCCAATAACAAAACACTCCATCCATGTCACAATTTGAATAAGGAAAcctttgaatattttgtcatCTGATTCAAAACCCATTTAATATAGAACCTCTGATTAATGAAAAGAAGCACATAATTTTTGATTTGATGAATTTAGAATTAACtcaaataaaatgcaaatgtttACCTTCAAGTTGTATTATCCAGTTTCCTAATCTTAGGTGGTCTGTAAATACTCCAATACTTTTCACTTCAAAATTGTGTGTAATTGTCAAATTTCCCAAAACATTATCACCAACGAATTTCCCAGTTCCTAATTTAATGTCTTTATCCGACCAACTAACCCAGAATGGTAGATATACCGTGCAGTTCAGTATATTCTCGGTAGAAAAAACAATAGAGTTGTTGCTTCCATAAGCAGGTGGATTGTCTTCGCAGTAGGTAATATACGACTCATTATTATGATATCCAatgtaaatttcatacaatggTTCTGACGAGTTTCTGACACCAGAACTTGACAGAAGGACATGTGCATCACTGCATGACTTTATTTTAAACACTAAGGACGTTATTCCACTAAGGTCCAGGTTATACTTGTTGACATCAGTAGTGTAGTTCATGATATCAGCTGTATGGATTAGATGAACAGCAGCATCAACCTTTGTTGATACATTGGTTGTTATCTGTACACCttctatacaaaaataaattatatcatagTTATTATAAATACATAGTATATGTATCATGCATATAGATTGGTTGATAGATTGCTGGTGTTTTACCACTACTTTTAAGCACCGCATTgaggctatttcgtggcggtcagTTTTTTATTGTAGGAGGAAGCCTGGGTGCCTGGAGAAAAGCGCCGACCTTAGATTGGAAAACTAACAATTCTAGTCAattaacatgtatattaatAGGTATAGAAAGTATGCAGCAGCTACATATTCAATCTGGTATCTATTTACTATCGATAAATAAGGtgctatttttttatgatatccaCTGACTGTAAGACAGAATCAAACATCGAATCATTTGCATTTCTGTTCAGAtcgataataaaaacaatactaCTAACGTGCATGATAAGGCTAGCTGATCATTTgatatattcaatttatattttgttttatatggttTTTGTCAGTTGTCCGATCGCAagcttttattttgtaaagtttcaaCTGATCTGCAATTAGTCTTAAAGCATTTACTtgcttacttttttatttaatatattcgTTTCGGATCtaaccattttaaaaaggaggACCAATCCAggacaaaaaaaggggggggggggggggggggtccaactatatgtccctattcaaatgcattgagaGTCTCAAAAGGGGGATTTCCAACCCTCGGAACCCTCCCCCTGAATCTGCCACTGCGTTATGTTCCTGGGAATGTGGacttaaaacaaaactaaaccGAAGAAAAAGTGGGGTCAAAGCAATTTAGGAAAGTCCTAATCATAAAATGCTTTCAGTCAAGACAAAACATGctcattaatttaaaaaatgacaacacaaataaatatatatatatataaataaacgagtctaaattgaaaactacgttcaaacctatgactgcgttggataaaaaccgcaatttttatacgtgtgcatgtcaaacaaatttcgttgtagaagggtctaaaaacagcacaaacaacattttccaaaagaccaaaagagtgaaaaagtatatttaaacaaaacgcatttgactaataaataaatatatattaaatttatgatTTCTTGAATATCCACTAGTTCTcaactatttcattttttttaaagttttgttatacTGTTGTTAAAAAAGAGTTATATTAGAACTGTTTCGATATTCAGATATGAAATTTCAAAGG
It contains:
- the LOC134684003 gene encoding uncharacterized protein LOC134684003, which codes for MIMLNMVFKTGQMFKILLLCFLTFKAVEGVQITTNVSTKVDAAVHLIHTADIMNYTTDVNKYNLDLSGITSLVFKIKSCSDAHVLLSSSGVRNSSEPLYEIYIGYHNNESYITYCEDNPPAYGSNNSIVFSTENILNCTVYLPFWVSWSDKDIKLGTGKFVGDNVLGNLTITHNFEVKSIGVFTDHLRLGNWIIQLEVSDKFAGYFDSCIMNNTKSDMVVVDDINCSKMSCGASCGMSKTCMGYNFNSAINRCELLWFVSDVVTDIPHHTEAGWRFYSKCFNRKSACLGCYF